The Motacilla alba alba isolate MOTALB_02 chromosome 3, Motacilla_alba_V1.0_pri, whole genome shotgun sequence DNA window ACTTTATAAAATGTGCGTAATGGTTTTGTATATTTGTACataaaagttcatttttatttatttgaataaaggaCTCTTGTGTTGCAGTAGCCTTGGCGCCTTGGTAGCTTCTCGTTGGGCTGTCCCAGCCTGACGGTATCCGCTGTCTCGGTGTCCATAAGGTAAGGATGGCGGGCTGGTCACCGTGCGGAGAGCCCGTGCCGTTCACACGTTTGCTCCTCGGAAGAGTCGCCGACAATACGGCTCCAGGGAAAACGCAGAGCCACGGATTCGGCGAGACGGCGGAGGCAGGGGACCGAGCAGGCGGAGGCGAGCCCGTCGCTGCTGGGGGAGATGGCAGCAGTGCCGGCGAGGAGCGGTCCTCCCGGGGAGAGACAGGACAGCGGGAGGAGGATGGGGACGTGCGGGCGGCCGCGGcgtgggcagagctctgcttccctgtgccGGCGAACCGGAGAGGAGCGGCTGGGTTTGTGCATGGACTTAGCGATTTCATCCCCTCCCAGACAGTAATTCAGATACACCCGACCTTTCGAGCCACTGCCAATGTACGAGGTGGaataggaaggaaggaagtagggagggagagagagagggagggagggagcacagaggCAGCATCCTTTGTCAGCGTCCCCCAGCTTCCTATCCCTGGGGCCCACTGCATCCTTCCCCCCTCCGGGCTATGGCCGTGCCTGGTACTCTTCCGAGCCCTGTGTGTTGGGAGAGGCGAGGAGGGGGCTGGGAGGCCAGGTGTACAGAAATTACGGGCGGAAAGGGAAGGGTAAGTCTTTACCAGGCTTACAGTGTCTCGGCCACCTACTGTTGCTCTGGTATTGTTGTTATCCAGCTTCCCAGAACAGCAGTCAGACCTGAGCATTTACTGTGATTCTATAAGTATTTTGCAAATGAATGTTTGAACATGTAGGAACACGTTCAGCTGCATTTATTTAGCGGAGTAAAACAAAGTTTAGTGGTACAAATTGGGTATTATAAATTTCATTAAGACATCAGTTGTTTACACCAAATGGTGTCTGTGCTGACTTCCATTAAATCATGTGAGATAAACCTTTCTGTATATTAGTTGCACGATGTAGCCAtgtgctgcattttgttttgctccATGTTTGTTCAagtacctttttcttttcttccacctGAAATTTAAGGAATGACTGGGGAGATggtttaagaaaataaatatctattAAATTCATTGATACtgccattgaaaaaaaaaattaaccaataTAAGGCAATTGTGAAATAGCTATGTTCAAAGGCCAGAGACAAAAGCATGGGGCATGAAAATTTATGGAGACTAATTCTATTTCATTTAAGGAAATGTAGAGTCATTTGTAGTGATAGCTATGAAACACATGCATTTTCATATCATTTTAGCTGAGTTTGCGTGTAGTTCTGTCATATTACCAGTTTTCATTAACATCTTCAAGTCAATCTGCCTCAACAATTGCAAATTTCCTGTCAAATTTAATACATGCTGGATTGATGTCAGAACCActttttgtggttgtttttccctcttctaACAGTGATGGAAATGTAGTAGTTGAGCTGTTagctcagttttccttttgtttcacttttgGGAATGTGAGTTTTTAAATGAGTGTCCTGGACTCTTAACGTTGTTCCTTAAACTGCTCCATGGTTTCACATTAACTACAATCAATATCTCCAGTTGCAATGAAATGTGGTTCACTCATTAAGGGCTGAAGTATATTAAAGCTTGCTTGTGAGGCTGAAAGCTGCTTTGTTCAGAGTCTGAAGTGTGGcaaaaaattcaataaatttgaatgcacagctgcagcaaatgCAGTGTGAAGTGGGGGTAAGAGGGGCTGGAATTGAAGGGCTGCCagctctgaaaaagaaagaacctGCTCCTAGAATGAAGAATTTGAGAACTTGAGAATTGCCTGGATAGATTTTGTTTAagtatttacttatttatttatttatttcccctaaagaatttatttaaataaagctgATCATACAGATAAGATCTTTTATGTTAGGTAAGTCATTGTGCATGGTAACTAGAAGCAGGCCTGAGATGAGCTCATCCCAAAATGAGGTTATGCAGTCCTGATTTTGGGCTGGATGCTAAGAGCCACTGGACTCTCTGGAGTCATATAACTAATGTCTGCTTGGAATAGTATCTCCTTTACTAAATGGTAACATCAAGATTTATTGTTTTCAGTATTGCCACCTTTCTGCTCTCTTCAAATGAGAAATTATGCCCTTGGTGTTCTGAATACTTTCAGCTGAAATGCCCAGAAATCTTACAAGTGGTACTAGAATAGACAGAGGAAGTTAATTCCTACAAACTAGCAGTGACTTCTGTTCCTTTTGCATGTTGCTTACCTCTTggtaatttttcagtttgaaagaaAACTCTTGGATTCCAGTATCTAAAACTGGAAGCTAAACATAATAAAATcacatatttaatttattaatgtgTGTTATAATAGACAATTGAGCCCAGTAGCAGgttccacaagaaaaaaatgcctgtgGAAATTCAGAAAGTGGTGGAAACCCTCAAATGAATCATTGCATTGTCTTAGTGCAGAATAGCTACTGCTAAGATCCATTATTTAACTGTATGTCAGTAGACATCATATAATGAACGAATcactcttcctttccttcaggAGAGAGCAAAAGCCTTATGAAGTGTTGGGAACAAAAACTTCCTATCCCACCAATCCCCAGTCAGCCTGAACCTTTTTCCACCTTACACACATGGGTTCAGGACACATTGTGGTTGGAAAATTCAAGTGGGATGCTGTGAAACAGCATcttttctgcccctctgctgaaCTGTGCTCAGTCAAGGTGAGAGAGCTTTCCCTGGGCAAATAAGGATATTGCCAGCTCCCCCCAGTTCTCAGCCCGTGGAGCTGCACCCCAGTGTAAGTATTACTGTAAGAACCCTTCTGGTTCTGTACTGGTGAACAGATCAGGTGTCTTCAGGAACACTTTTCAGGTGGCATAGATCTGATTTTGCCATAAGAACCAAGAAGCAGCCTGGAATTCACTACATCTGCTTTTTACTATTTGTATTTTAGCCATCTTCAAATTGCCTCAGCCTAAGCCTCCCACTCATAACCCTTTTAGCTGTTGAGAGTTaggagcagctggtgctgtgaATGCTTAAAATAATCAATAATTCCTTTGGGGAGGATAGCTTCTTCCTCCAAACATATCAGCATGATTTACAGtggaaaaacaccccaaagcaACACATattctgggtgtttttttaaaggtagCTAATAAATAGTAttgccttcctgctgctcctgagcaagGCTGAGAGGCCAGACACAGGTGAAGCCCTTGTTTTTCTAACTCAACAACCTCAGCCCTATGCATTGCTGAGTTTGCTCTTGGGTTCTTAGCCCAACTCTCAGCTTTCTCACCCCACTGATACAGTTAGTatcagttgttttgtttttttgtttttttgcttttttatttcaaagctgaGGGGGAGCATGTTATTgcccagcttttattttcttttgtgatcTTCCTCACCAGCTTGCTTGTAAAGCCCTGACAAGCAGTATTGCCTGAGCTGTTGTCAAACATCTCCATTATCTCACACCATTTCCAGCTGTGCCTAAGGAATCTGACACACAGCTGGGTGAGGGCATCAGTCTGGGGGCTGCTGTCCTGAGAGGACCAGTGGGGTAGTATCTGTCTAGACCACAACTTTTAGTTGGGGGGGGGGGctctttctttggttttgtgggtgttttttgtGAGGTAAAGGcacattctgttttctttcttaagaaAAGCCTCTTCCCATTGGTGGTTTTgtgaagagaggaagagatttTTGAGAAGGTTTGGCTTTGGCACTTCGTGGAAGAGTAGTCACCGTTTTGCAATGACCAGGTGTGTGAGCTCCTGGCTCACACTGCTGCAAGGAAGGGAGCCCAAAGCAGTGCCAAGTCACTACCAGAACCAAAAGTTACTGCAGTTTACTTCTTGGCCTTCAAGAAAGATGtgaatgtttcttttcccttcccagggaggAAAACCTCCACCAACAATCTCTGGAAAGAGCGCTGGTAATTTGTTATTCACAGGTGATCTTGCTTCTTCTGAGAGTATGGGGGAAATGCTGTGAGCCTCACTGAGTGAATGCCTGCAGCTGATGGGCCCTAGCCTGGATCTCACCCAGCCGGAGGACCAAGCCAGCAAATGGATGTGCTATGAGTTAGGAGCCACTTCCAGAGAGAGAGGCTGGCACCCCGTGATAACAGTAAGTTGATGATATAGATGATGCAATGAGGTCTTTCAgtccttttaaattttatttaaggaGCTGTTACAGGTTATGtttaaaagacattattttagagcaatatttttttcccttctttacaACATAACATGAGGGATTGAGAGTTCTAGAATGGCTTAAAgatttcttggtttgtttttattttttatgaaattggaaatataaaaaaatcctgcagtgTGTGTTCTGTAGTCAGCTGCCTTGAGTTAATGACTGTCCTGGTTTTGGTTGAGAtagttattttcttctcagtccagtgctgtgttttgattcagcatgagaataatgttgataacatactgaaagcttttgtttttcactaaGTTGTGCTCATCCTAAGTCAAGAACTCTTTTTTGTGTCTCAttctctgccagtgaggagacacacaaaaggaaaactgggaaGGAACATGGCTGGGACCAgtgacccaaactggccaaagggatgtTTTCATACCCTAGAACATCATGCCCAGTATATAACTGGGGGAGTTACCTGGAAGGAGAgtggagctgggtttgggggtgtaGTCTGGCATTGGTCAGTGGGTGTGAGCAATTGCATGATGCAtcacttgtttgttttggtttggttttgctaccattattacaatattttttttctttttaattttagttatTTAACTCTTCCTATATCAACCTACAAGTTCTACTGTTGATTGTCCTCCCACTGCACTGGTAGGAGTGGGGAGGgcagtgagtgagtggctgctGTGGTGCTTAATTGCCAGCTGCAGGACAGTGGCAATAGACCATTCTTATTGTGAGGGCTCACATTTTGGGTGGAAATGCTAGATGTGATAAAAACTCTAAGAATTACTTCTACACCCCaaattagttttgctttttggaTAAATGAACTCTTCAGGGATGGTCAACTGATGTTCAGCTCTCAGCTCTCTGACTAACGGGAATGTaatgcttccatttttttttcctgtagccATCACAGTTGAGTGCTCGTAAAAGCTGAGTTTTGAacgaaaaggaaaaaagttcctaattaaacataaaaataaattagcacTGAAGCTGTTACCTTCTTATCAATTAGCACAGGAGAGAGCAAATTATAGTAAATTCTGGTgttccaatttattttttttacattctcttGGCTGCCAGAGTTTCACCCGCCAGCATGGTCCCAGCAGCCGGGCAGGTGCGTCACacagtgaggggctgggaaaTGAATCACAGCACTTGCTTTGCCAGGGAGTTTTCAGAATAGCAAAACCCGAGTGGGAACAGCACTAAGCGACCGAACTTTAAATGCCTCAAATTAAAACTAACAGAGGCTGTTTAGGCCTAGGACAGAAATAGgagcaaataaaagcaaaattctgcAGAGAAGGCTCTCGGTGCGTGAAGCATCTGAGAGCAATTGTCAAGGGAAAAGGTGATGGGTGGAGGTCGGCTCCGGGGCGGGGGTGTccccgggcagggctgtgccGCTCCCCTGGCACGGGAACCCCGCCACCCtcccggggctgtcccggggACCGAGCGGCGGCTGCTCCGCCCTGGGGCCACCTCCCCACTCTCCCTGtggccgcccggcccggccaaCAGGTGACAGTCTCAGTAAGAGAACAGGTGACAGTCTCAGCAAGAACCTGCGgctttaattttctctctcgtttttcttttgtgagtagtttttgtttgtttgaacaCAATCCATGTAGTAATCACAGCTCTGTTCTCTAAAAGCGTTTTATTTGCTTAGTGCCTAATATGTGAAGATCTTAGCAGAGGTCCAGCCATTTTAATACATGCTCGCATAATACAGTCCtccctgtgtttttcttctgcagcaaCCACTGTTATAACTTCTCATATAGTTCCTGAGAGTGAGCTAAACCTCTCTCCCCTTCTCACCCTCACCCCTGAAGTGCAAAGtttcaaagcaaacagaaaaagagccAACAGTTAAATAAATGTTCTGGTGAGGCTGTTGTGTGGGGCCATGTGTCACTGGGATTTATTCTTTTACCACCATGTGAAGTGCTGAACAGATCTCGAGAGTGAATTTAAAGCCTCTGACCAAGTGGTCTGTCTTACAGGTCCTCGTGCCTCCCCCATATCAGTTTGCAATGCTTGAAATCTCTTCTTGGGACAGGCACAAACACTCTGCACAACCACCATTAAACAGGAACGCTGATGCCCTGGTGTGAAGTGCTTATTAGGAGGATATTTTGTAATGCTCACTTCATTCAACCATGTGGtctatggaaaataaatatttttcaattcacAGTGGTCACTCAGCTTCTTTAGCTTTGAGGAAAATGTGTGTAGACTTCACTCAGGTCATTTTAGGGTAGAAATAATTTGGCTTGGCAATTTGATCTGGAGGATAATGCACAAGATGTCATTAGCAAGCAATTCCTTTAAATTAGAAGCACATGGAAAACcttaatctgttttttttccgTCTCATGGCTTCTTATTCTTTTCCCAGTGAGGCTACAAAAAGATTCTGTCAAAATGGAAGATAGTCTGACCCAGATACTCTTAACGATCACCATGATATCTTAATTTAAATTGGCAATATTGCAGGGTGCAATTACTGTGAAACAGCAAATATTGAATGTGTATTGATGCTTACAATGCCTTTTGGACTGGTTTTTGATTCCTGGCTTGATAGGAAAGTTTACTGTGCAATATGTGTTATTCACACGCCTATTAGTAACCTTGTTGTGGGTCATACTGACGGTTTACTGATGGGGTGtcttcttttttgctttttctggacTTCTTATGGAATCTGTGCTGCTATATTGCTTCTCTCAGGTGTCTGAGATAAAAATCTTGCAATTTGTGGATTATTTGGAATATGCAAGTTATGTCTAAGGGTTTAATGAAATTTCTGAAAGATTAAACCAATGGTCTATAGGCTTAAGTGTGGTAATCAGAAATCTCTACTGCCACTGgcaagatatttttaaaatgctgaaagccAGGGGAACATACGTTGAAAATGTGTAGCTGTCAAAACTATAGACTGGGatagagaagaaagaaaaatgggttGTCTAGGGCAGTACTGAAGTGTCTGTAGAACCACTGATTACCAAATGTTATCTGCCAAGTGTTGCTTTCACTGGAATGAGCAACTGGAGTGTATCATGTTAGAAATCCTAAACATACATTTCTTGAGTTTGAAGAGCTGATTGTTTTAGGGAAAATTGTtccatgattttctttttttttctttttttttctttttgattaatctgaaaagaaatttgaggGCAATAGCTGCATCCCTAACCTCTGGTGGATGAATACAGATCATAAGCAGAACAAAAGGAGCTGAACAAGCTGGTTGTAGCCACTCTGTGCCACCACTGGCTGATCCTCAGCTGTGGCAAAGCTCCCGCCTTGGCTCAGCTGACTGAGCTGCTTAACATGTCTGCCTCCCAAACCATCACTCCCAGTGAGCTTTCCTCATCCGGTTTGCTTCGGCTGGAACAACCAGGGAGAGCTTCCACAAGGGGCGGAGTCAAGGGATGCAAATGAGATGTTTTGCTCTAAGCCTGAAGGGGAGTTAAAACGGAGGGCTTAAACCATTGCTGGCTAGAGACAAACGAATAGAGATGAGGTGGTGTTAGTAGTCATGCAGGAGCCTGTTTCTGTTACCTCTTGGATGGGGTCACATGAAGAATGGGATTTCATTGCAGCTGACCCAGACAAATGTGTCTACATTGACTGGTTTAGTTGTTTTCAGGGGAAACAGCCAGTTGTGTGAGTGATCCTTGCCTGGGTACAGCTAAAGGGCAAAGAGGTTCAGCTTTGCTTGAGAAGCAAGCAGAGTGGGTCACTAAggcttcttttttaaattttttttttcaagaaaaaaaagaaaacatttcgTTTACAAGAACATATCTAAAGGTCTTTGGTGTTTATATCTCATTCATAGACCTGTAATTTATCCTCAGTTAATAAAACAACAAAGTTAATAAAATAACCTCTGTTTTGATTCTCTGAATGGTTCACCATCCCTCTTTGTGACTGTTTTGTTCAAAAATAAAGGAGAGGAGGGGGGAAGTGAGCATATTGTAGGTACAAAGGGAGAAGATAAAAGCATCAGCCTGTTTCTGTACCTCCTATGTAATATTGCCATAGTAACGAGGAGCTGACTGTGGCTGTTCATCACTGAATGCTGAGGTAAAGCAGACACTCTTCTTATTCGAAGGAATATtaggaaaatacagatttttaaggTGTCAATaaagaattataaaaaaatgATCTGCCTTACATAGCACACTCTGAAAGCTAATAATAATGTGCCACTTTGAAAGAAGACAGGTCAATTAAGGCATTTAGCAAACATCTATAATGCTGTAAATCAGAGCGTTTTATCTTCCGCACAAAGCCATGCTGAGGTGTGATGTGCAGTCACTGATGATATATTTTGACATGAAATGTGCATGAGGTGAGCagctctctcttctcttctgccTAATACATTTCTGGCATGGCAGCTGGCTGTGGCTAATGCCAAATATTTGAACTGCAGCATTGACTGGCCATGCTCTAATCCAGATTAACGCATAAGTGGGTAAAGTATTTTATGCATTTAGAGCTGCGTGATGTCTCCTAGATCCTGGTGCTACTTTTTAACCATTAAGACTCTTGAAGAGAGAATTAAATTCTGTTCCAGGTGTGTGCATCAAAAATATCTCTATTTTTGAAATTCCAGTGAAAAGAGGAATAGTTCAATCGGGAAAAACTTGGGAAGGATAAAAATGTGCAGTGATTTTGGTGCACAATTGCTAACATAACTTACTGTTACTATTGTAAATTCTCTGTGCTTTACAGCAAGAATTTGATGTTTAAGTTGTTGCATTTCTGTGTCCAATAGCAGCCCAAgtctttttttccaagtcttCTGTATTTGATCACATGATAGATTTAACAGGATGTTTTACTCTGCACACACTCTCAAAGGTCTTATTAAATTGAAATTTAGGTTTCTGATTTAGGTTTCAGCAGGTTCGGATTTTCTGTTCTGAAGGCTTTTTCAGTCTGAAGTGTGTTTAAAATGAGGACTTGAAGCATGAAGCAGAACTTTGCTAGCAGCCACGACTGCCTTCTGGGATCAGGAGGTCagaaggggctgcaggaacagatTTTCCTACACTACCAGTGTTCTCTGCCAGCCTCTCATGCCTCTGGTTGGGGTTACAACAAGGACAAGAGCTCAAGGCAACAGCTCTGGGGAAAGTGATCTGTGCTCAGATGCCTGGGAAAATGATACAGATTCAGGTCAGAGCTGAAAGGATGGAAAGACTCAGCCAGGAGGAGCAATAGCTGGAGGCTGTCACTGTTGGAGCTTGCAGAAGAAGAGACTGAGCTGAGAATGCTGGCAAATCCCTGTgaaatgccaaagaaaatgGATGTCCCAACCCTTCCCATGATTGACTCGGGTAGCAGGTGACAAACTGGCTCCACAGACAGAGCCACTTTATTCATTtagctctgtgctggcaggaggaaggCTGGCATTCACTATTTCCTCTTTGAAAAAAGCACACGGGAATgtcacacacacctgcacaccATGGTTGTGAGGCCAGTCACACTGAAGTTAGGTATGAACTAGTTCATCCATCCCCCCTTATTTATATGCTCATACAGCCTTTTTGAAAGTGATTTCAGCATCACTTAGTGCTCAGACTTTGCTCTTCCTTGTGCAGCCTGGTTGTATTTCTAGAAGTTTGTTATGCTGTATGTGATGGGTTTTAtgacagctccctgcagtggcCCCTGGAAAATGCCAGAACCTACCTGTTGGGCTGCACATTGACATGTTCTGGTTGATGTTGACTATGTTGCCTGGTAAAAGGCTGGCCAACCCAAGCTTTCACCTCCTGAGCATACAATGGGGTCTTTCTTGTGTTTCATCTGCCAGGGAGCCTGTCTGTGGGAAGGGAGCAAATAGAGATCATGTAACTTGGTCTCTTTCCACAGTTTGAACAGTTGCCTGGATGGTATTTTTATTGCTTGTCCATGAGTAGtaaactcttttttttgtttgtttgttttctgtgaaactgTGTCCTATCTGACTTGTGGAGCTCCAGTTTCAAAAACAGTTCCTAGGGTTTCAAGGGcatctttgtgtgtgtgagaaacAGTGTGTTCATGAAGGAGGTAAGAAACAAGGATTTGGAAGAGGGAAAATTTGTTTGTGGATTACTGTTTCTTGACAGACTACTGTAGTTAAAAAAAGGAGCTGATAGTTTTAGGAATATATAAAGTGCATGATTCTTTACCTGGTTCATGTCCTCATCTTAGGGGAGAATTATTCCATCGTGGGCATCCTCTTTGCCTTGTCTATCTAGTAGGCTCAGAAGAGAAGTTAAAATTCTCCCTCAGTGTCATCAACAGCTTGGTTGTTGTGTTGCTCTCCTGAAGGCGAGGGGATGTGGGTGTGGACTCCTTCATGCAGAGGGTGTGAGGGCAGGGACCACCACTAGCATGCTATGCAAAGTTTGCCACTTGGTAAGAGAGTTCTCATCCTCAGAGAGATGGCAGTgagaaatgtttctgcctgtAAAAGAACCCAGCTCTTATAGATAGTAACAAATTAATAGCTAATTCACTACAAAAATGTTGAATGCAACACCTGAGCACAGAtttgagaaacatttttcttgggCGCTTCTTTGTTACTTtaagggtttttaaaatatttcctcctcACCTCTGCAGCCAGGGTATGAAAAAGGTCAGTGCTTCTGTGAGAGGGCAGATCTTCAGCCCTTAAGCCCCAGGCTGTGTTGGATTTTGGTGTCTGGCTTGGACTTGTGAATGCTCTTCTGTGAGCTGAATACCTCAGCAGGATGGGGCAGTGCCAAGTGTTGCCGCACTGCAACTACATCCCTCTTTTGACTGCTATGGATCCAGGCCCTTGTCCTAATTCATGTGTGTTGTGATGCAGGTGCTTTTGCACAACAAAAACCTTTTTGTGTGGGGCAAAAATATCAAGTACTGAGGTTGGGACTATAACATGTGCTCTCTGTGGGTCTTTGTTTACATTCTTTAGGTAAAGTAGACAATGCATAATCTAACAGAAGGGTGAAGCAATGTTGACACAAGGAAGTGTGGGTTCAACACAGTGTCCCATGTACAGCCAGCAATTAATCCAACAAGTGAATGGCTAGTTGAGACCATTAGCAGATAAACAGGCAGATTTAATTTGGATTTAGTAGTACATTTACAGTGATTTCTCAGTTGTGTTCACTTGGAGTGAGATTTGGGTCACACATAAAGGAAACACGGGTATGCCAACAtggatccttgtgggtcccttccaactcagcatattccatgattctgtgatatgtCTTTGACTATTCTTCTGCTGAAtactttttctacttttccGTGTGTACATATCAGGATGCTGCACACTGTAACTCACTCTTGTGTGAAGCCAGCCTTGTATTACTCATgtaatttcctcttctttcaaCAACCACCTGTTGATTTATTCCTTGCCTTTCTCAAGGCTGAATTACCCTTgacaggtgctgcaggagagatGGAAACTCGTGGTACAAGATATACTGCATACAAAGTTTTAAGATGTGCAAGTGGAGAGTTGCATGAGCTTAAATGGAGTCTTAGACTGTCTTGTATCAGAAAGTTTGCCCGTGGCAATTTAATCacttctttgtttcttcctgcACTTTTGTTGTGCTATCTTCAAGCCCATTTGAGGTTGGATCAGAAATAAACTTCAGACCTGTGTTGGTAGGGAAGAGGTGAACAGCCATTGACTCAACAATGCCTCTTGACCTTGGCTTACCTATCTGTCTACTCTGTGTGTTCACTGTAGCCGGAGTTGTGAGCTCAGCTCTAGAGAGCTTACTGAATTGTctcagagtgctgctgctggggagtggtgctgctctctgtggaaAAAGGCAAATGGGATGgcaccagggagctgctgcaagATGGAGCGGGGGAGGGGGAGATAGAAAAATAAGGTTGATGTGAAGAGGAGTAGACAGGAGCTTAGGGACATGGCACAACAACAAAATACCTCATTCTGTGGCATGGTTCCATTTCTCTCTTATAAATCTTGCACTGTAGACACAATTCTCAGTAGCATCATCTTGCCCCTAGAGAACAGGAGCACCTGCACCATCTGTCAGCCTGGTGCTCTCTGAGGCAGGAAATCCCTGTGCTGTTTGCTGGTACCTCGGGTGTACGTTCATCTGAAACCACTGCACAATCAGTGCTTTTCCCCCTGCTGCTTTTGATAGCACTGTAAAGGTTTGATTCACTTCTCTGCTCAGGATTCCTCAAAGGCTGGATTTGAAAATGAGAGGAGAACTGGCACGGGTGGATTTACTGCTGCTGATTTAAAGTTTCTCTCTTTAGCCCTCTCACTTACAAAACACTGTCAGTGCCGTAAGGTAGTATTGCTGTGTTTCTTTGCCCCAggaagtgctgctgcctcatACTTGCAGGGTGAGGGCTGCAAGGTGGGTGCCAAGGCTACCTTCCATTCTTCTCCACACCGTGAGTGCCTGCAAGCCTTTCTGCAGGGTGGGAACCACCAGGATTATGCGCGCTTGCTCGTGTCCTTGGTAGCAAAGGATTACTTGCAATGAAAGTGGGATTCTTCCCACTGTGAGCAATGTGCCTCCTGAGCAGTGCTTTGCTGTTTAACCAGCGAGATGGATTTTGCAAATAAGCTGGAGGAGGAAGTAGTGGCACTTCATATGCTTAcgtttttgtgttttgtttttgttgttttcctttaacAAAACTGAGCTTCTTTTTATATGTCAGTCATTTTTATTGTACTGTCATTTTGTTTGTTGTCACATCTGCCTCATTTTGCTGCTTATTAGACACACATTAGATATTCACTGACTTTGAAAATCAGTCACTGGCTTTCTTGAGATTTCATAGCAACAAATTGTactacagagaaagaaagagagagaagcaaTGTTGTACAGGAATAATGTCAGTAATGCCAGGTATTTCTGTGAAATGGCAACTATTTTATTTGCAGTTGTCAGTCTCCTGCAAACAAGAAAGATGTGTTCAGACTTCATCTCAAACAGCACTTGGTAGTGCTTGGTAGGGGTGAGTGAATGTTCATGTTAATTGTTCTGTGCTGCCTCTTGACCTCTGGTGAGGGAGCTTGTGCCACCTCAGAAGCCTTGCCTCAAGCTTCTATGATTTGGACTGAGAGGATGCTTTCTGTAAGGTCTGTTTCTTGAAATGGCTCTTAGAAACTTGGTGAGCCCAGAAAGGTATCAGGCTTAGTCATGAC harbors:
- the LOC119698851 gene encoding uncharacterized protein LOC119698851, which gives rise to MAGWSPCGEPVPFTRLLLGRVADNTAPGKTQSHGFGETAEAGDRAGGGEPVAAGGDGSSAGEERSSRGETGQREEDGDVRAAAAWAELCFPVPANRRGAAGFVHGLSDFIPSQTVIQIHPTFRATANVRGGIGRKEVGREREREGGSTEAASFVSVPQLPIPGAHCILPPSGLWPCLVLFRALCVGRGEEGAGRPGVQKLRAEREG